A part of Synergistaceae bacterium genomic DNA contains:
- a CDS encoding DsbA family protein translates to MCEIIITTFTDPMMGLSYECEPVYEKLANYFNGHIIFKYIMSGLVRDVSDFMLPEELKLPPKEGIAKYNNRLAKIYLSEQNIGGLPMNMANFHLFDENHRSSYPLNVAYKAAELINPYKAYLYLLRLRRATILEGRQTTLDSELINIAREVGINEKIFCEYYYNGQAMKAFQEDLKFKNSLGIHYLPCCLIQCGNHAKLVNGLIGFEDFLDYGKNNHDNISYCYNFE, encoded by the coding sequence ATGTGCGAGATTATAATTACAACTTTTACAGATCCTATGATGGGACTTTCTTATGAGTGCGAGCCAGTTTACGAGAAATTAGCAAATTATTTCAACGGTCATATAATATTTAAGTATATAATGAGCGGGCTTGTTAGAGATGTAAGTGATTTCATGCTGCCTGAAGAACTCAAGCTGCCGCCTAAAGAAGGAATCGCAAAATATAATAATCGTCTCGCAAAAATTTATCTAAGTGAGCAAAATATCGGCGGTCTTCCCATGAATATGGCAAATTTTCACTTATTTGACGAGAATCACAGATCTTCATACCCGTTAAATGTTGCTTATAAGGCCGCAGAATTGATTAATCCCTATAAAGCATATTTATATTTGTTGAGATTGAGACGGGCGACAATTTTAGAGGGCAGACAAACGACACTAGACAGCGAATTAATTAATATAGCCCGTGAAGTAGGAATAAACGAGAAAATTTTTTGTGAATATTATTATAACGGCCAAGCAATGAAGGCATTTCAGGAAGATTTAAAGTTTAAGAATTCGCTGGGAATTCATTATTTGCCGTGCTGCCTGATTCAATGCGGGAATCATGCAAAACTTGTGAACGGTTTAATCGGATTTGAAGATTTTCTTGACTACGGAAAAAATAATCATGATAATATCTCCTATTGTTATAATTTTGAATAA
- a CDS encoding helix-turn-helix transcriptional regulator yields MSQKPLPSKENIYNTDCPILYAMELIGQKWKLPILWYIADSEKQTLRYGELERKVIGITATMLTKCLRELERDKFIKRKQYNTIPPTVEYSLAKRGKTLIPALESLYQWAESQMR; encoded by the coding sequence ATGAGTCAAAAGCCTTTACCCAGCAAGGAAAATATTTATAACACAGACTGCCCTATACTCTACGCTATGGAATTAATCGGGCAAAAATGGAAGCTGCCTATTTTATGGTATATCGCAGACTCTGAAAAGCAGACTCTAAGATACGGCGAACTCGAACGCAAAGTAATAGGCATAACAGCTACAATGCTTACTAAATGCTTGAGAGAACTAGAACGCGACAAATTTATTAAACGCAAGCAATATAACACGATTCCGCCGACTGTTGAATATTCGCTCGCAAAACGGGGTAAAACTCTAATTCCTGCGCTTGAATCCCTTTATCAGTGGGCAGAGTCTCAAATGCGGTAA
- a CDS encoding DUF1749 domain-containing protein encodes MMFRLNVPTKRGVILNGVLFKQDKQKNSDTVMIAITGIHGNFYSNPFYYNIGDTLNAGNIDFIYAQTNDAFGQIETLNINTGQNEIIGSWNERFCYTDDDINAYINFAESEGYKNIILAGHSLGANKVIYYLSRKHDERVKKFFLLSPANLDHMMSGVTEREKNIILSQVKRGDGNKLLPFPFMGWVECIADTAYDWQFSGLLNNVHTEKNGDFSQAENISHSGALLVGTYDNFTDGDPAEFLRNINNHMPKSQENKLIFIEKTGHTYQRKHQEVANDILQQLQEWR; translated from the coding sequence ATGATGTTTCGCTTAAATGTGCCTACTAAGAGGGGCGTTATCTTGAACGGGGTATTATTCAAGCAGGATAAACAAAAAAATTCTGATACTGTAATGATAGCTATAACGGGAATTCACGGAAATTTTTACTCAAACCCGTTTTATTATAATATCGGCGACACTTTGAACGCGGGCAATATAGATTTTATTTACGCACAGACTAATGACGCATTCGGCCAGATCGAGACACTTAATATTAACACGGGACAAAATGAAATAATAGGCTCATGGAACGAGAGATTTTGCTATACTGATGACGATATAAACGCGTATATAAATTTTGCCGAGTCAGAAGGCTACAAAAATATAATCTTGGCCGGGCACTCACTGGGAGCTAATAAAGTCATATATTATTTATCTCGGAAGCATGACGAACGAGTCAAAAAATTTTTCTTGCTTTCACCGGCAAATTTAGATCACATGATGTCAGGAGTTACTGAACGCGAAAAAAATATAATTCTCTCACAAGTTAAACGCGGAGACGGTAATAAATTGCTGCCATTTCCTTTTATGGGCTGGGTTGAGTGCATAGCTGATACTGCATACGACTGGCAATTTTCGGGGCTGTTAAATAACGTTCATACGGAGAAAAACGGGGATTTTTCACAGGCTGAAAATATTTCGCATTCGGGGGCATTACTTGTCGGGACTTATGACAATTTTACGGACGGAGACCCGGCGGAATTTTTGCGCAATATTAATAATCACATGCCTAAATCTCAAGAGAATAAATTAATCTTTATCGAGAAAACCGGCCATACTTACCAGCGAAAACATCAGGAAGTCGCAAATGATATTTTACAGCAATTACAAGAATGGAGATAA
- a CDS encoding NADH:flavin oxidoreductase — protein MKQIFEPVELRNLTAKNRLVRSATWEGLAEIDGNLPDEIYKIYSELARGGVGAIITGFTSVAENDLYFDGMMRLCSDKLIPEYRKLVDIIHSENCQVIAQLALGAYYKYNMQIEPDKMTLNDIKLVIQEFINAAVIAQKIGFDGVQIHAAHFFFLSRFISPAINHRVDSYGGNTENRAGIILEILRGIRESAPNLHISIKINSSDFIRGGLNESESLTICKLLDNAGIDSIEISGNGTSVTGIKAHINEGYFTPFAARVAEIVSCPVIVVGGFRSLDTMEDVINRSKIELISLSRPLICEPSLPAKMQMDKNIISKCISCNRCYSSQAHKCVFRGEN, from the coding sequence ATGAAACAAATATTTGAGCCTGTCGAGCTAAGAAATTTGACAGCTAAAAATAGACTCGTCCGTTCGGCAACATGGGAAGGACTCGCGGAAATTGACGGGAATTTGCCCGATGAGATATATAAAATTTATTCGGAACTTGCACGGGGCGGAGTCGGAGCGATTATAACAGGATTCACAAGCGTTGCAGAAAATGATTTATATTTTGACGGAATGATGAGACTTTGCAGCGATAAATTAATTCCTGAATATAGAAAACTAGTAGATATAATACATTCTGAAAATTGCCAGGTTATAGCTCAACTTGCACTGGGAGCTTACTATAAATATAATATGCAGATTGAACCCGATAAAATGACTCTTAATGATATAAAACTAGTTATTCAAGAATTCATAAATGCTGCTGTTATAGCTCAAAAAATAGGCTTTGACGGTGTACAGATTCACGCGGCACATTTCTTTTTCTTGAGCAGATTTATATCACCGGCAATAAATCACAGAGTCGACTCATACGGCGGCAATACAGAGAATCGAGCGGGAATAATTCTTGAAATTTTGCGGGGAATTCGCGAATCAGCACCGAACTTGCATATTTCTATAAAGATTAACAGCAGCGACTTTATACGGGGCGGCTTAAATGAGTCCGAGTCTCTCACGATTTGCAAATTATTAGATAATGCAGGAATTGACTCGATTGAAATTAGCGGTAATGGGACTTCAGTAACTGGCATAAAAGCGCATATTAACGAGGGATATTTTACGCCGTTTGCTGCTCGTGTAGCTGAAATAGTTTCATGTCCTGTTATAGTCGTCGGAGGTTTCCGCAGTCTTGACACTATGGAAGATGTTATTAATCGCTCAAAAATTGAGTTAATTTCTTTATCGCGCCCGTTAATTTGCGAGCCCAGTTTACCCGCTAAAATGCAAATGGATAAAAATATAATTTCTAAGTGTATTTCTTGCAACCGGTGTTACTCGTCGCAGGCTCATAAATGCGTCTTCAGAGGTGAGAATTAA